Proteins from one Fusobacterium periodonticum 1_1_41FAA genomic window:
- a CDS encoding ATP-binding cassette domain-containing protein encodes MSLLEIKNLKVHYPIRGGFFNKVVDHVYAVDGVSMVIEQGKTYGLIGESGSGKSTIGKTIIGLEKATAGEILYNGKNILDPKVRKELKFNSEVQMIFQDSMSSLNPKKRVLDILAEPIRNFEKLSKEAEKEKIYELLEIVGMPQDSIYKYPHEFSGGQRQRLGIARAIACKPKLIIADEPVSALDLSVQAQVLNYLKNIQRELNLSYIFISHDLGVVRHMCDYIYIMHRGKFTETGTREDIYKDARHIYTKRLIASIPQINPEAREELKQRRENVEKEYEKLYSQFYDENGKVYNLEKISETHSVASSTKI; translated from the coding sequence ATGAGTTTATTAGAAATTAAAAATTTAAAAGTACACTATCCTATCAGAGGAGGTTTTTTTAACAAGGTTGTGGATCATGTATATGCTGTTGATGGTGTAAGCATGGTAATAGAACAAGGAAAGACTTATGGTTTAATAGGAGAGTCTGGATCAGGAAAATCTACCATAGGAAAGACAATAATAGGGCTAGAAAAAGCAACTGCTGGAGAAATTTTATATAATGGAAAAAATATACTAGATCCAAAAGTTAGAAAAGAATTAAAATTCAATAGTGAAGTACAAATGATATTTCAAGATTCAATGTCAAGTCTTAATCCTAAAAAAAGAGTATTAGATATTTTGGCAGAGCCAATTAGAAATTTTGAAAAATTAAGCAAGGAAGCCGAAAAAGAAAAAATATATGAATTGCTTGAAATAGTAGGAATGCCACAAGATTCAATATATAAGTATCCTCATGAATTTTCGGGAGGACAAAGACAAAGATTAGGAATAGCGAGAGCTATTGCTTGTAAACCTAAACTTATCATAGCTGATGAACCAGTATCAGCACTAGATTTATCAGTTCAAGCACAAGTTTTGAACTACTTAAAGAACATTCAAAGGGAATTAAATCTATCTTATATATTTATTTCACATGATTTAGGAGTCGTTAGACATATGTGTGACTATATTTATATTATGCACAGAGGAAAATTTACTGAAACAGGAACAAGAGAGGATATCTATAAGGATGCTAGACATATCTATACAAAGAGATTGATAGCTTCTATACCTCAAATTAATCCTGAAGCTAGAGAAGAACTAAAGCAAAGAAGAGAAAATGTAGAAAAAGAATATGAAAAACTATATTCACAATTCTATGATGAAAATGGAAAAGTTTATAATCTAGAAAAAATTTCGGAAACACACTCTGTAGCAAGCTCTACAAAGATATAA
- a CDS encoding ABC transporter ATP-binding protein — protein MENKPILCEMKNLCTAFRIKDDYFNAVENVNLSLYQNEVLAIVGESGCGKSTLATTIMGLHNFNFTKVSGEVIFEGKNILNSTEDEYNKIRGGKIGMIFQDPLSALNPLQRIGQQIEEGLIYHTKLNAEQRKERAFELLKRVGIEKPERIYKQFPHQLSGGMRQRVVIAIALSCKPKILIADEPTTALDVTIQAQILDLIADLQEEIKAGIILITHDLGVVAQIADRVAVMYAGEIVELATSKEIFTNPLHPYTRSLLKSIPQLDTNENDELHVIKGMVPSLKNLPREGCRFSARIPYIPKEAHEEHPEFHEAFPGHFVRCTCWKTFKFQEEDKK, from the coding sequence ATGGAAAATAAACCAATTTTATGTGAGATGAAAAATCTCTGTACTGCTTTTAGAATTAAGGATGACTACTTCAATGCTGTTGAAAATGTAAATTTATCACTTTATCAAAATGAAGTGTTAGCCATAGTTGGAGAATCTGGTTGTGGAAAAAGTACATTAGCAACAACAATAATGGGACTACATAATTTTAACTTTACAAAAGTTTCAGGAGAAGTAATTTTTGAAGGAAAAAATATCCTTAATTCAACCGAAGATGAGTACAATAAAATCAGAGGTGGAAAAATAGGAATGATATTTCAAGATCCCCTTTCTGCATTAAATCCGTTACAAAGAATAGGACAGCAAATAGAAGAAGGACTTATATATCACACTAAACTAAATGCTGAACAAAGAAAAGAGAGAGCTTTTGAACTATTAAAAAGAGTTGGAATTGAAAAACCTGAAAGAATTTATAAACAATTCCCACATCAACTTTCTGGAGGAATGAGACAAAGAGTTGTTATAGCCATAGCACTTAGTTGTAAGCCAAAAATATTGATAGCAGATGAACCAACGACTGCTCTTGATGTTACAATTCAAGCACAAATATTGGACTTGATTGCAGACTTACAAGAAGAAATAAAAGCTGGAATTATTTTAATAACTCATGATTTAGGAGTAGTGGCTCAAATAGCTGACAGAGTTGCAGTAATGTATGCAGGTGAAATAGTAGAACTTGCAACAAGTAAAGAAATTTTTACTAATCCTTTACATCCGTACACAAGAAGTTTGTTAAAGTCAATACCACAACTTGATACAAATGAAAATGATGAACTTCATGTTATCAAAGGTATGGTACCTTCATTAAAGAATCTACCAAGAGAAGGTTGTAGATTCTCTGCAAGAATACCTTACATTCCAAAAGAAGCACATGAGGAACATCCAGAATTCCATGAAGCATTTCCAGGACATTTTGTTAGATGTACTTGTTGGAAAACTTTCAAATTTCAGGAGGAAGATAAAAAATGA
- the opp4B gene encoding oligopeptide ABC transporter permease: MWKTILRRVLLMIPQLFVLSLLIFILAKLMPGDALSGMIDPTVDAETIEKIRLQLGYYDPWYIQYFRWIKNAFHGDLGISYTYKLPVLTVIGARAMNSFSLSILALIIMYCIALPVGIFAGKNQGSKFDKGVILFNFFTYAIPSFVMYLFAILLFGYKLKWFPTIGSVDAGLIKGTFAYYMSRLHHMILPAMCIAILSTTGTIQYLRNEVIDAKTADYVKTARSKGVPMRKVYTKHIFRNSLLPIAAFFGFQISGLLGGAVIAESIFNYQGMGKFFIESILTRDYSVVTTLILLYGLLFLLGSLLSDITMAIVDPRIRIE; the protein is encoded by the coding sequence ATGTGGAAAACAATACTTAGAAGAGTTTTATTGATGATACCTCAACTTTTTGTATTAAGTTTGTTAATCTTTATTTTAGCAAAATTAATGCCAGGGGATGCTTTATCAGGGATGATAGATCCTACAGTTGATGCTGAAACAATAGAAAAAATAAGATTACAATTAGGATATTATGATCCTTGGTATATACAATATTTTAGATGGATAAAAAATGCTTTTCATGGTGATTTAGGAATAAGTTATACTTATAAATTACCTGTGTTAACTGTTATTGGAGCAAGAGCAATGAACAGTTTTAGCTTATCTATCTTAGCTTTAATTATTATGTACTGTATAGCACTTCCAGTTGGAATATTTGCAGGTAAGAATCAAGGTTCTAAATTTGATAAAGGGGTTATACTATTTAACTTCTTTACATATGCAATACCTTCGTTTGTAATGTATCTATTTGCTATATTATTATTTGGTTATAAATTGAAGTGGTTCCCAACTATAGGTTCTGTTGATGCTGGACTTATAAAAGGAACATTTGCATACTATATGAGTCGTTTACATCATATGATTTTACCAGCTATGTGTATAGCTATTCTTAGTACAACAGGAACAATACAATATTTAAGAAATGAAGTAATAGATGCTAAAACAGCTGACTATGTAAAAACTGCAAGAAGTAAAGGTGTTCCTATGAGAAAGGTTTATACAAAACACATATTTAGAAACTCTTTACTACCTATAGCTGCTTTCTTTGGGTTCCAAATATCAGGGCTTTTAGGTGGAGCAGTAATAGCTGAAAGTATTTTTAACTATCAAGGTATGGGAAAATTCTTCATAGAATCTATACTTACAAGAGACTATAGTGTAGTTACAACACTAATATTACTTTATGGATTACTTTTCTTATTAGGTTCATTATTATCAGATATTACAATGGCAATAGTAGACCCAAGAATAAGAATAGAGTAA
- a CDS encoding ABC transporter permease — protein sequence MEKNIKNPVKTENPTGFSVIVREFKKDKIALFSFFAVTIFIIAVFVASMFINLQQLQTVDIFRKYETPSFNNFWNFFGRDSGGRSVMGYVIVGARNSITIGVIITIVTTFIGLFVGLCMGYYGGKIDAWGMRIVDFISIMPSVMIIIVFVSIVPKYGIFQFILIFSMFYWTRTTRLARSKTLSETRRDYVNASKTMGTSDLKIMFSEILPNISSIIIVNGTLALASNIGIEVALSFLGFGLPAATPSLGTLISYASKPEIIQYKAYVWLPAALVLLFMMLGINYIGQALRRAADAKQRLG from the coding sequence ATGGAAAAAAATATTAAGAATCCAGTTAAAACAGAAAACCCAACAGGTTTTTCCGTTATAGTGAGAGAGTTTAAAAAGGACAAAATAGCACTTTTCTCTTTCTTTGCAGTAACAATATTTATAATAGCAGTGTTTGTTGCATCAATGTTTATTAATTTACAACAGCTACAAACAGTTGATATTTTTAGAAAATATGAAACTCCTTCTTTCAATAACTTTTGGAATTTCTTTGGAAGAGATTCTGGAGGACGTAGTGTAATGGGATATGTTATTGTTGGAGCAAGAAACTCAATAACAATAGGAGTTATTATAACTATAGTAACAACATTTATAGGACTTTTTGTAGGTCTTTGTATGGGGTATTATGGTGGAAAAATAGATGCTTGGGGAATGAGAATAGTTGACTTCATCAGTATCATGCCTTCAGTTATGATCATCATAGTTTTCGTTAGTATAGTACCTAAATATGGAATTTTTCAGTTTATTTTGATTTTTAGTATGTTCTATTGGACAAGAACAACAAGACTTGCTAGATCTAAAACTTTATCTGAAACAAGAAGAGACTATGTAAATGCTTCTAAGACTATGGGAACTAGTGATTTAAAAATAATGTTTAGTGAAATATTACCAAATATTTCTTCAATAATTATAGTAAATGGAACTTTAGCACTGGCTTCTAATATAGGTATAGAAGTTGCTCTATCATTCTTAGGTTTTGGACTACCAGCAGCAACACCTTCATTAGGAACATTGATATCTTATGCTTCTAAGCCTGAAATAATTCAATATAAGGCTTATGTATGGCTACCAGCAGCATTAGTTTTACTATTTATGATGTTAGGAATAAACTATATAGGACAAGCTTTAAGAAGAGCAGCGGATGCAAAACAAAGATTAGGATAA
- a CDS encoding M3 family oligoendopeptidase, translating to MKFNDIPYQRPNMEEVKKYFKDLTKNLEVANSGAEQIKLIEEFANFKKDLNTTRELANARHSIDTSDKFYEAEMDFFDENDPIIATLNTEVSRAIFNSKFRTELEERFGKHYFKLLECKLVLNEKAIPFMQKENALSTKYDKIIANSKIKFRGKEYTVSQMPPLLQNPDREFRKEAYQARAKFFEEHQEEFDSIYDEMVKVRTEMAKALGYENYVELQYKLLNRTDYDHNDVARYREKVLKTLTPLAVKIKKLQAERLGIKDFKYYDEACDFKDGNSNPNGDVDFIVKNAQKMYRELSPETGKFFDFMVENELMDLVTKPKKRVGGFCTSFDKYKEPFIFSNFNGTNGDIDVITHEAGHAFQCYMSQYQLLPDYIWPTYDAAEIHSMSMEFLTWPWMELFFGENANKYRYSALKGALTFIPYGVTIDHFQHYVYENPNATPEERRKKYHELELMYKPDLDYDNDFYNSGAFWFAQGHVFWAPFYYIDYTLAQVCAFQYLLKYLENKEETLKEYITLCKAGGSESFFKLLDIGNLKNPMTTDVLEEIAPKLEELLNSIKI from the coding sequence ATGAAATTTAATGATATTCCTTATCAAAGACCGAATATGGAAGAGGTCAAAAAGTATTTTAAGGATCTTACAAAAAATTTAGAAGTTGCTAATTCTGGTGCAGAACAAATAAAACTGATTGAAGAATTTGCTAATTTCAAAAAAGATTTAAATACAACTAGAGAGTTGGCTAATGCCCGTCATAGTATAGATACTTCTGATAAATTCTATGAAGCTGAAATGGATTTCTTTGATGAAAATGATCCTATTATAGCTACCCTTAATACCGAAGTTTCAAGAGCTATTTTTAATTCTAAATTTAGAACTGAGCTGGAAGAAAGATTTGGAAAACACTATTTTAAACTTTTAGAATGTAAATTAGTTTTAAATGAAAAGGCTATACCTTTTATGCAAAAAGAAAATGCACTATCAACTAAATATGATAAAATAATTGCTAACTCAAAAATTAAATTTAGAGGAAAGGAATATACAGTTTCTCAAATGCCACCTCTTCTACAAAATCCAGATAGAGAATTTAGAAAGGAAGCATATCAAGCTAGAGCAAAATTCTTTGAAGAACATCAAGAAGAATTTGATAGCATCTATGATGAAATGGTAAAAGTTAGAACTGAAATGGCTAAAGCTTTAGGTTATGAAAACTATGTTGAATTACAATACAAGCTATTAAATAGAACTGACTACGACCATAATGATGTGGCTAGATATAGAGAAAAAGTTTTAAAAACTTTGACTCCTCTTGCAGTGAAGATTAAAAAGCTTCAAGCTGAAAGATTAGGAATAAAAGATTTTAAATATTATGATGAAGCTTGCGATTTTAAAGATGGAAACTCTAATCCTAATGGTGATGTTGATTTCATAGTTAAAAATGCTCAAAAGATGTATAGAGAATTAAGTCCTGAAACAGGGAAATTCTTTGATTTTATGGTTGAAAATGAATTGATGGATTTAGTTACAAAACCTAAAAAACGTGTTGGAGGTTTCTGTACAAGCTTTGATAAATATAAAGAACCTTTTATTTTTTCAAACTTTAATGGTACAAATGGAGATATAGATGTCATAACTCATGAAGCTGGACACGCTTTCCAATGCTATATGTCTCAATATCAATTATTACCAGACTACATTTGGCCAACTTATGATGCAGCTGAAATACATTCTATGTCTATGGAATTCTTAACTTGGCCTTGGATGGAATTATTCTTTGGTGAAAATGCAAATAAATATAGATATTCTGCTTTAAAAGGTGCTTTAACATTTATTCCTTATGGAGTTACTATAGACCACTTCCAACATTATGTCTATGAAAATCCTAATGCTACACCTGAAGAAAGAAGAAAAAAATACCACGAACTTGAATTGATGTATAAGCCTGATTTAGACTATGATAATGACTTCTATAATAGTGGAGCTTTCTGGTTTGCTCAAGGACATGTTTTCTGGGCACCTTTCTATTATATAGATTATACTCTTGCACAAGTTTGTGCCTTCCAATATCTTCTAAAATATTTAGAAAATAAAGAAGAAACTTTGAAAGAATATATAACTTTATGTAAAGCAGGAGGTTCTGAATCTTTCTTCAAGCTATTAGATATAGGTAATTTAAAAAACCCTATGACTACAGATGTTTTAGAGGAAATTGCTCCTAAATTAGAAGAATTATTAAATAGTATTAAAATCTAA
- a CDS encoding oligopeptide ABC transporter substrate-binding protein — translation MKFKKALALISGMLLLASCGGINDGGAKDAKKEAVDVSTVESQYPSYVENEGTPVEATVLKVAVVSDSPFRGIFNGFLYSDSLDGSFMASTMNGAFPIDPDLKIILDSDETPIKVSVNPEEKTVTYKINPNFKWSNGETVTTKDIVKTYEIMANQEYITSSKSLRYNKNRKAIVGIEEYNEGKADKISGLEVIDDSTMKIHLKDMTPSVYWGGNFVPEFVNAKQFEGIPMDKITESDALRKNPLSYGPYVIKEIVQGEKVIFEANPYYYKGEPKIKRLEMEILPPSQQVAAIKSGKYDIVLKVSPEIFPELEKLDNINILTKKAGSMNYIAFKLGKWDDEKNEVVTDPNSKMYDLNLRKAIAYAIDMDAVSKQFYHGLSTPAKSQISPLFPSLHNPEINGFKQDVEKAKQLLDEAGFKDVDGDGIREGKDGKPVKYTLAMMSGGEIAEPLAQYYMQQWRAIGLDVELLDGRLLDSKNFYNRVNGDDPAIDFCIAGIGFGTDPQQLAIFGKNAKFNISRYISDELEAALDATVSKEAMNEEYRVKAYKDYEKLFMEEIPAVPILNKLDILVVNKRIKKYDWRPNVDGKPNTFKWSMIEVVAPQPIVDSKN, via the coding sequence ATGAAATTTAAAAAAGCCTTAGCTTTAATCAGTGGGATGCTATTACTAGCTTCTTGTGGTGGTATCAATGATGGAGGAGCTAAAGATGCAAAAAAAGAAGCAGTTGATGTATCGACAGTAGAAAGTCAATACCCAAGTTATGTAGAAAATGAAGGGACTCCAGTGGAAGCTACAGTGCTAAAAGTTGCAGTAGTATCAGATTCACCTTTTAGAGGAATATTCAATGGATTTTTATACAGTGATAGCTTAGATGGAAGTTTTATGGCAAGTACTATGAATGGAGCTTTCCCTATTGATCCAGATTTAAAAATAATCTTAGACAGTGATGAAACTCCAATAAAAGTAAGTGTTAATCCAGAAGAAAAAACAGTTACATATAAAATTAATCCAAACTTTAAATGGTCAAATGGAGAAACTGTAACAACTAAAGACATAGTTAAAACTTATGAGATAATGGCTAACCAAGAATATATTACTAGTTCAAAGTCATTAAGATATAATAAAAATAGAAAAGCCATAGTTGGTATAGAAGAATATAACGAAGGAAAGGCTGATAAAATATCAGGACTTGAAGTTATAGATGATTCAACAATGAAAATCCATTTAAAAGATATGACTCCATCAGTATATTGGGGAGGAAATTTTGTACCTGAATTTGTAAATGCAAAACAATTTGAAGGTATACCTATGGATAAGATAACTGAATCAGATGCTTTAAGAAAGAATCCTTTATCTTATGGTCCTTATGTTATAAAAGAAATAGTTCAAGGAGAAAAAGTAATATTTGAAGCTAACCCTTATTACTATAAAGGTGAACCTAAAATAAAAAGATTAGAAATGGAAATATTACCTCCTTCTCAACAAGTTGCAGCTATAAAATCTGGAAAATATGACATAGTTTTAAAAGTTAGTCCAGAAATATTCCCTGAATTAGAAAAATTAGATAATATCAATATATTAACTAAAAAAGCTGGTTCTATGAACTATATCGCATTTAAACTTGGTAAATGGGATGATGAAAAGAATGAAGTTGTAACAGATCCTAATTCAAAAATGTATGATCTTAACTTAAGAAAAGCTATAGCTTATGCAATTGATATGGATGCAGTAAGTAAACAATTCTACCATGGATTGTCTACTCCAGCAAAATCACAAATTTCTCCATTATTCCCATCATTACATAATCCAGAAATAAATGGATTTAAACAAGATGTGGAAAAGGCTAAACAATTACTTGATGAAGCTGGATTCAAAGATGTTGATGGTGATGGAATAAGAGAAGGTAAGGATGGAAAACCTGTTAAATATACTTTAGCTATGATGTCAGGTGGAGAAATAGCTGAACCTCTTGCACAATACTATATGCAACAATGGAGAGCTATTGGACTTGATGTTGAATTACTTGATGGAAGATTATTAGATTCAAAGAACTTCTATAATAGAGTAAATGGAGACGATCCTGCTATAGATTTCTGTATAGCTGGTATAGGTTTTGGTACAGATCCTCAACAATTAGCTATATTCGGAAAGAATGCTAAGTTTAATATTTCTCGTTACATATCAGATGAACTTGAAGCTGCTTTAGATGCAACAGTTTCAAAAGAAGCTATGAATGAAGAATACAGAGTAAAAGCTTATAAAGACTATGAAAAATTATTCATGGAAGAAATTCCAGCAGTCCCTATATTAAATAAACTAGATATCTTAGTTGTAAATAAGAGAATTAAAAAATATGATTGGAGACCAAATGTAGATGGAAAACCTAACACATTCAAATGGTCTATGATAGAAGTTGTAGCACCTCAACCAATTGTAGATTCTAAAAACTAA
- a CDS encoding oligopeptide ABC transporter substrate-binding protein has protein sequence MKTKWLKVFGLFTGLLLLASCGDVNGGSKDAGKEKELVDVSAIEKKYPSYFKSDAEAVQVDTLKVAIVSDSPFKGIFNGFLYSDHIDNRFMKYTMNGAFPIDDDLKLILDSDETPIKVTINPEEKTVTYKINPNFKWSNGDPVTTKDIVKTYEIFANQDYIVSSKSLRFSKNRKAIVGIEEYNEGKADKISGLEVIDDSTMKIHLKEVTPSTYWGGNFAGELINAKQFEGIPMDKIAESDALRKNPLSYGPYYIKEIVQGEKVVFEANPYYYKGEPKIKRIEMEVLPSSQQVAAMKAGKYDIIFGASNDVFPEVEKLDNINIVTKKASYMNYIAFKLGKWDAEKNEVVTNPNSKMYDINLRKAMAYAIDNDAIGEQFHHGLATTAKSQLSPLFPSLHDPSINGYRIDIEKAKQLLDEAGYKDVDGDGIREGKDGKPIKFTFAMMSGGDIAEPLSQYYLQQWKSIGLNVELVDGRLLDINNFYDRVEADDPAIDFCLAAIGFGSDPQQVSLFGKTAGFNISRYTSETLDKALANTVSPEAIDDQKRAEFYKEYERVFMDEIPVVPQLNKYEYLVVNKRVKMFDWTESMRAFGEEFDWSKLEVTAKDPLAAETK, from the coding sequence ATGAAAACGAAATGGTTAAAAGTGTTTGGCCTGTTTACTGGTTTACTATTATTAGCTTCTTGTGGAGATGTGAATGGAGGTTCAAAGGACGCAGGAAAAGAAAAAGAACTTGTAGATGTTTCAGCTATTGAAAAGAAATATCCTTCTTATTTTAAAAGTGATGCAGAAGCTGTTCAAGTAGATACTCTAAAAGTAGCTATAGTATCAGATTCTCCTTTTAAAGGAATCTTTAATGGTTTCCTTTACTCAGATCATATTGATAATAGATTTATGAAGTATACTATGAATGGAGCCTTCCCTATAGATGATGACTTAAAACTTATCTTAGATAGTGATGAAACTCCTATAAAAGTTACTATAAATCCTGAAGAAAAAACTGTTACATACAAAATTAATCCAAACTTTAAATGGTCAAATGGAGACCCTGTAACAACTAAAGATATAGTTAAAACTTATGAAATATTTGCAAATCAAGATTATATAGTAAGTTCTAAATCTTTAAGATTCAGTAAAAATAGAAAAGCTATTGTAGGTATAGAAGAATATAACGAAGGAAAGGCTGATAAAATATCAGGACTTGAAGTTATAGATGACTCTACAATGAAAATACATCTAAAAGAAGTAACTCCTTCTACATACTGGGGAGGAAACTTTGCAGGAGAATTAATTAATGCAAAGCAATTTGAAGGAATACCTATGGATAAAATTGCTGAATCAGATGCTTTAAGAAAAAATCCTCTATCTTATGGACCATACTATATTAAAGAAATAGTACAAGGTGAAAAAGTTGTATTTGAAGCTAACCCTTATTATTATAAAGGTGAACCTAAGATAAAAAGAATTGAAATGGAAGTTTTACCTTCATCTCAACAAGTTGCAGCTATGAAAGCAGGAAAATATGATATAATATTTGGTGCAAGTAATGATGTTTTCCCTGAAGTAGAAAAATTAGATAATATTAATATTGTAACTAAAAAAGCATCATATATGAACTATATTGCATTTAAATTAGGTAAATGGGATGCTGAAAAGAATGAAGTTGTAACAAATCCTAATTCAAAAATGTATGATATCAATTTAAGAAAAGCTATGGCTTATGCTATAGATAATGATGCAATTGGAGAACAATTCCACCATGGATTAGCTACTACAGCTAAATCACAACTTTCTCCATTATTCCCATCATTACATGATCCAAGTATAAATGGATATAGAATTGACATAGAAAAAGCTAAACAATTACTTGATGAAGCTGGATATAAAGATGTTGATGGAGATGGAATAAGAGAAGGAAAAGATGGAAAACCTATTAAATTTACTTTTGCTATGATGTCAGGTGGAGATATAGCAGAACCTCTTTCACAATATTATTTACAACAATGGAAGTCTATAGGACTTAATGTTGAATTAGTTGACGGAAGATTATTGGATATAAATAACTTCTATGATAGAGTAGAAGCAGATGATCCTGCTATCGATTTCTGTCTAGCAGCTATAGGTTTTGGTTCAGATCCTCAACAAGTAAGTTTATTTGGAAAAACTGCAGGATTTAATATTTCACGTTATACTTCTGAAACATTAGATAAAGCATTAGCTAATACAGTGTCTCCAGAAGCTATAGATGATCAAAAGAGAGCAGAATTCTATAAAGAATATGAAAGAGTATTCATGGATGAAATCCCTGTAGTTCCTCAATTAAATAAGTATGAATATTTAGTTGTAAATAAGAGAGTAAAAATGTTTGACTGGACAGAAAGCATGAGAGCTTTTGGAGAAGAATTTGACTGGTCTAAACTAGAAGTAACAGCTAAAGATCCTTTAGCAGCAGAAACAAAATAA